From Arachis hypogaea cultivar Tifrunner chromosome 3, arahy.Tifrunner.gnm2.J5K5, whole genome shotgun sequence:
CAGCTACTAAAAGTTCAGTGATTATGTGTCTGGAAAGCCTTATAGGAATTGTAAGCCAagtttcttatatattttcacaaTCTAAACTCTGAAGTAGAAAActgtttatttttttcaaaaactataaaTTGCATTCAACCAGCTTATGTTCTCTGTTGTAGGAGCGCTTTCAAGGTCTTGATTGTTTCCTTGCTGGTATATTCACAGCTTCATGCCGCTTTCTTATAGCTTACTATTATTGCTCATACAACATTGACAAGTATTTGTGGTCCAAGATAAATGATATGGTCATGCATAATAAAATCAGATAACTTACTCTGTCATGCCATATTTTCCTGGCATGGAGTTTCATATCTAAATGTTTTTTGTTTCCCCCCTTCTGCCACTAATTTTTCGagtttaaatttatgtatttactTTATTTGAACTTTTAGGCGATGATGTGAAGGAAAAGAAGCCTGATCCATCAATATACATTACTGCTTCAAAGGTATTAATATGACAATAAGATAAAGAATCGAGACAGCTTATGCATGACTGCTTCATGATTTTACATGTTGTGACTTGCAGAAGCTAGGTGTATCAGAGAAAGATTGCTTAGTGGTAGAAGACAGTGTTATTGGGTTGCAGGTAAATATTTTGATCATATTATCAATATTCTGTATTTACTATTTAACCGATAGCATTTCACACAAGCTTGGTTTTAAAAAAACATaacaatcataaaataaaattatcctcATTTTGTTTCTTACTTGCCATATTGCATCTAATCATGTTAGGTACAACAATAATTAACTAACTAATGTTGATCAAACCATGCCATAAGATCAAGTTAATTAACTAACTAATGGAATTCTCAACTGAACTAAACTAACCTCAACAGGCAGCAACACAAGCAGGGATGTCATGCATTGTTACCTATACATCTTCCACAGCTAGCCAGGTGAGGCAGTTAcccttaaaattaattttgcagGAAAAAAATGAACACTAACAATTTGATACTGAATCTGAGTTGAATTATTATTCATGGCCTACATTTTTTATCTAATGCAGGATTTCAGTGATGCCATCGCAATCTATCCCGACTTAAGTAATGTAAGGTATGAATATATGATTCGTTGCTGACAACCGAAGGGTAAGGTTTTCTTAGTTCAGCCACGGCCACTAAAATTGTTTGAAATTGTGATGCAGATTGAAAGATTTGGAACTACTACTTCAAAATCTGGTAGCAGCTAAATAAGAGATATGGTTCTATATGGAAAATTGTTACTATTAATTCAGATACCTTTTTCTCCAAGGAAATGGGTTGAAAATTAGATGTACCACAACGTTAAGGTCTTGTGCATTGACAGCAGATGTATACATGTGAGATGTTGTTTTGTGAAAGCAATTCATTGTAAGATGGGGTAAAAACATCATAGCCTATATATTTGTATGGTTCGTAATATTCAATTGGAAATGTAGGTAGAAATCTTCTTTGCCAGTTCTTCATGTTCACCATTGGCTTTGACCCAATAATTTATAATTGAAGGTTGTGATACTTCTAACTACAATTAAAGAATCAAAGAGAGAGGCAGactttccatttttttctttggTACTTTGATGCAAACATATTAAGCATAAGAGAAATTTATATGGTCTTACTCATTGTGGTCACACGAACAAAAAGactttattttctataataaaaaatttgacgACTTAAAATATCAAAAGGGGTGGTGGCGCAGTTGGCTAGCGCGTAGGTCTCATAGCTTCTGAGTTATCCTGAGGTCGAGAGTTCGAGCCTCTCTCACCCCAACCAACACATTTTGTCATTCGATTTCTTTATACCATCCTTGTATGCTGTAGGGTTTAGGAAGCAGGGATGTCATGCATTGTTACCTATACGAATTACGACCATGCTCCTTCGTGCAAGAGGACATTCTTTTTTCCAACTCAGAAACGAAACAATTCTCCATTGGATTAAACAATAGTCTAAGTTATGTCAAATATACTGCCATCTGCAGATGGTTCATAAGCAAAACGCAATGACCatgaaaaatagtaaaatacgggtggaaaaaaatatatttcctttGGATAAAAAGATGTATATAATAACGATTCAATTTTGTCTAAGAACAACACATTTATAAAAGACAGCATTAAACCTAAAGtatataattaattcaatattCCCCAACCCCAAAAATAAATTACAAGCAGCATGAAGAAAAAAAGATCTCTAATTTCCTCTGCTCTTCACCATCTCCGCATCTTTATGCAGAAAAACCAACCGTGTCTATAAACCATGCTTGCTCCTCCGATTTAAGTTCTCCACAGTGAGTGTATTAATCAAGGAATGATGCATCCATATGAAAGGGAAATAAATGCAAAGCTTCTGGCAAACTATCATCTCTTACCAGTAGCAGTTTTGCCTTTGCTTAAATCAGCAAGTTCCTCAATAAGTTTCCTCTCATCACTGCTCAGTCTTTTGGGGATTTCGACTTGCACGCGAACCAATTGGTCGCCCCTCATATTGTTTTTATTCAGATAGGGAACACCCTTTTTAGCCATAACAAGCGTTGTGTTTGGTTGTGTCCCCGCCGGAATTTTCAAGTCCACCATTCCATCCACAGTAGGAACCTTTGTTGTAGTGCCCAAGATTGCATCAATGTAAGAAACCTTGCAGGTGTATAAAATGTTGGTGTCGTCTCGTTTAAGGACAGGATCTGGGATGACCTCAATGACAACAAAGAGGTCACCGGGAGAACCCCCTCGCCTTCCAGCATTCCCTTCATTACGGACCCTTAAACGACTACCAGAATCCACGCCTGCTGGGACCTTCAGACTTATCCGCTTTGTTTTCCTTACTCGACCATCCCCAGTACATGTATTGCAAGGTGTTGAAATTTCTCCAGTCCCATTGCAAGATGAGCAGGTCATAGATTGCTGGAAGATACCTAATGGAGTTCTTGTTGATGAGACAACCCGGCCTTGACCTCCACAAGTGCTACATCTGGTTGGTGTGGTCCCTGGTTTAGCACCTGAACCATTGCAAGTTCCACAGCTTTCTAATCGACTTATCTCTATCTCTTTTTCTATACCAAAAACTGCTTCTTTAAAGTTCAGAACAAGACTGTAATACTCATCTTCACCATCTATTGCTCCATTCCAAGAACCCCTAGAACCGGCACCACGATTCATACCCTCAAACAATGACTCAAACAAATCAAAGGGATTGCTGAAATCCTGACAAAAAGATAGTCCTTCTTTGAGAAACAAGAATATGATAACAAGTTAAAATTACCCATTAGCATCAGAATTAACTTACCCCCATTCCCATTCCAGATCCCTTAAGACCAGCCTCCCCATATCTGTCATATATGGATCGTTTCTCATCATCAGATAAGACCTGCAATAGAATTTCAATTACAGAAGATATGTTGTGATTGGACATGGAAGACAGCCAGATGAGTTAAATCATCTATAATTTTACCTCGTAGGCATTGCTAATTTCCTTAAATTTCTCTTCTGCCCCAGGTTCTCTGCAGGACAGTAGGAACAAAATTACAATCCCATTCACTTGCAAAACACatgaaaagaaggaagaaaaagggaaaggaatAGATTAGAAAGCAGGCAAGTAAAAACATGAAATGAAAAATAACTCACTTGTTCACGTCTGGGTGATAATTCCGGGCGAGCTTCCTATAAGCTGAAATGTCAAAAGGAGAGAGATTTAATATTGCAATTATATGAGTGTGACAACAAGCCACTAACCAGCAAAGAATATACACAACCAAGTTAACAAAACCAGATTCTGGTTAATCAATTTCAGACTAAAGCCATTAAAAGAGAAATCAAAGGTGTCAACAATGCAACAAACACCTCACTAATCAATCTATATATTTGACTGACACCAATATTCTAGTTCCTTTCTTTAGGTATTGGCAGATTTCTCTTCCAGTTTATAAGTTTATGCTTTTGATATCCTTTGTAGAACTTTTCTTATATGCCCCACATGTATTTTAGTTGcaactttttcctttttttacttcACAAGATTAAAGGAAGCAGACAATTTTTTAAGAAAGAGCTAATCATTCAGTTAGCCAAAAACCTAATGGAAGTAGAAAACCCATTGCAATACCAAAATGTCGCTTGTATATAGTTCATTATATGATCCAAGAACTACCTAGCAAACCAAAATACAACATTTAAACACACACAAAAATTTATCACAATGGAGATAGAATCATGAAGGCACTTAAAGAAGGGGACAAATAGAAAATACCACTCTTTATTTCAGATTTACTGGCATTTTTTGAAACACCAAGAACTGAATAGAAATCCTGCACATAACAAATAACAGATGTTCATTTACTATATTTAATAGTTATTGGAGCTCTATAATACAAGGAATGCTTTCATAAAGtacaaccatatcagaaaaagaTAAGATCAAAAGGAACCATTGTTGCTTAAAAGAGCATCAATAACTCTAACTTACCGATTCTGCTCTAACTATCAACCTTGATCCCCTACAGTGATGTAAAGGCTGAAATGAACCCACATTAAATATCATGCGCAAGGAATCCTGAGAAAGAAAGCTTGAACTAGGGGCAGCCATAAAGCATACCCTGCTTGTAAAACTGCAAGGAAAATCACAAACAGAAATTATACTCTCCACCGCAATTGTCTATACCGAAATCGTATGCACCTACTGGTGATGAACATACAAAAAATAAAGGAGCAAACCCAAAAACAATTATAAACTACACCCAAGTTATGGTTATATATTGTGATTGATGATATAATAGGGAAAACAGTATGAATATGAAAGTAATTTTGCCCTTCCCCATTGCATGTAACTTCCATTTTGCAGAATTGACTATAGAACTCACTTGTGGCTGGATGATGCAACCTTAGCTATCATACTGGATCTTAATAAAAGCTGAGGACGAATTCCCCATTGTGCAGCCGATGTACTACCAAAAGTAGTAATTGCCATTGCCATCCTATATATCTTCAGCAATACAATATGCTAATCAATATGaattttgttgatgaacttctGATAGCTGCAAAAACTGCATATTGAAATTTAATGTGCTTAGCAAAGTAAGAGACTACATAAACAGAAGTCAGAATTAAATAAAGGAGAGTTAAGAACACAATGAGCAAACCCTCAAGAAAAATACCTATTTTACATAGAATAAGAAGTAACGGAATAAATGTAcacaaattaaaaggaaaattagatatttgaattttgaatacaGTTTTCTTCTCTGAATACAATAAAATCCCGGTTTTTAAAAGGTCCCAAACACAAATAAGATGTATACAGAATGAAAGAGCTAACTAAGTGGCACTAAAATGGGAATACTGGAAATACAGGGAGGCAACAAATGGAAAGTGCAAGATAAAAGTAGGTGAGAGTGAGACAAACAACAAAGGAAGGAATAGATTCACTtgtagaaaacaagaaattaaaaaaaaaaaaaaagattgggaTAGGAAGAGAAACCTGTTAGCGTTGGAGGAGGAGCGTGAGGTTGAGAGGGGTGAGAGAGGATGGAGCCAGCGCGGTGGGAGGATGAGGTTACAGTGTCACTACCCGCGTTGCCCCTCTCTCTAATTCTCTCTCAAATTGGATGAAAAAGAACTTGGTGGTCGAGAGTTTTTTCTCCCTTTAATTCAAGTATTCATTCCCTGCTTCTCTCACCCTATTGCCTATTCTCTGTCTCATCTTCCCCGCCGTCGATTTCTTTACTATCTCTCTAAagatgaaattatatttttattgaagaATTTAATAGTTGATGGCCTTACCAACAACCGACCTTAGCTCAGTTGGTAGAGCGGAGGACTGTAGTTGGATTACCAAGCTGAAATCCTTAGGTCGCTGGTTCGAATCCGGCAGGTcggatttttttaattcaaatttctaTACTTTAATCTTAAAAAAGAAAGCTCCCAAGCTCTCGCATTAGCAGATATATTTATCATAtggaaatttaaaaaaagaaagaaaagaaaatgttataCTAGCTATGAACCTATGGTTGTGTCGGTGAATTTTtacatgaaataaataataatactttattatttgttatttttcaccGATTAAtgatcatatttaatttattatgaagaatatataaaaatattatggttaaattacACCGTTAGTTTTACACTTTCAGTGAAATTACAAATTAGTCCctatactttaaaaatttataattgggtctttaaagataattaaaatttgtaatttagtttctgtcatttaaaaagtgtttgatttaacagaatattttcaGCATATTTTCgattttaacagaatattctcagcatattctgag
This genomic window contains:
- the LOC112734378 gene encoding chaperone protein dnaJ A6, chloroplastic, giving the protein MAMAITTFGSTSAAQWGIRPQLLLRSSMIAKVASSSHNFTSRVCFMAAPSSSFLSQDSLRMIFNVGSFQPLHHCRGSRLIVRAESDFYSVLGVSKNASKSEIKSAYRKLARNYHPDVNKEPGAEEKFKEISNAYEVLSDDEKRSIYDRYGEAGLKGSGMGMGDFSNPFDLFESLFEGMNRGAGSRGSWNGAIDGEDEYYSLVLNFKEAVFGIEKEIEISRLESCGTCNGSGAKPGTTPTRCSTCGGQGRVVSSTRTPLGIFQQSMTCSSCNGTGEISTPCNTCTGDGRVRKTKRISLKVPAGVDSGSRLRVRNEGNAGRRGGSPGDLFVVIEVIPDPVLKRDDTNILYTCKVSYIDAILGTTTKVPTVDGMVDLKIPAGTQPNTTLVMAKKGVPYLNKNNMRGDQLVRVQVEIPKRLSSDERKLIEELADLSKGKTATGKR